A region of Crenobacter cavernae DNA encodes the following proteins:
- the lptC gene encoding LPS export ABC transporter periplasmic protein LptC: protein MIRPHRLFPIALVGLMAMLAFWLDQISRWSPSGKELDPSRPEYTVEDFSATRFDAQGRIQERLVAKQGWQFPKQPDLHLREAVLDNYQAGALAYRAAGAIARYNRQDGIAFLEQKAHFFKPGVAGQPDTHVYGSRITINTRTRVASAKTPVEIHYGESIANAIGFEYQQQKGLLRLLSHARVKYVQ from the coding sequence ATGATCCGCCCGCACCGGCTGTTTCCGATCGCGCTCGTCGGCCTGATGGCGATGCTCGCTTTCTGGCTCGACCAGATCTCGCGCTGGAGCCCGTCGGGCAAGGAGCTCGACCCGAGCCGTCCCGAGTACACGGTCGAAGACTTCAGTGCGACGCGCTTTGACGCGCAAGGCCGCATCCAGGAACGCCTCGTCGCCAAACAGGGCTGGCAGTTCCCCAAGCAGCCCGACCTCCACCTGCGCGAGGCCGTGCTCGACAACTACCAGGCCGGCGCGCTCGCCTACCGCGCCGCCGGCGCCATCGCGCGCTACAACCGGCAGGACGGCATCGCCTTTCTCGAACAGAAGGCGCACTTCTTCAAGCCGGGCGTCGCCGGCCAGCCGGACACCCACGTCTACGGCAGCCGGATCACGATCAACACGCGTACGCGCGTCGCCAGCGCCAAGACGCCGGTGGAAATCCACTATGGCGAGTCGATCGCCAACGCCATCGGTTTCGAATACCAGCAGCAGAAGGGCCTGTTGCGGCTCCTCTCCCACGCAAGGGTGAAATATGTACAGTAA
- the lptA gene encoding lipopolysaccharide transport periplasmic protein LptA produces the protein MYSKLLTAVLVGLATLPAWAEKADQKKPIEISADAGTLDQLKGVTVWQGNVIVIQGTLKATADQLTVTRDAQGRQTLQGIGRPATFRQKLEARPEYVEGQGSRVDYTSASNQVVLTGNARVKRGADVVTGGVITYNTETEVYQVSGGSVQGPNKGRVTVILQPKDEGQK, from the coding sequence ATGTACAGTAAGCTTTTGACCGCGGTCCTCGTCGGCCTGGCCACGCTGCCGGCCTGGGCGGAAAAGGCCGACCAGAAGAAGCCGATCGAGATCAGCGCCGACGCCGGCACGCTCGACCAGCTCAAGGGCGTCACCGTCTGGCAGGGCAACGTGATCGTGATCCAGGGCACGCTCAAGGCGACCGCCGACCAGCTGACCGTCACCCGCGACGCGCAGGGCCGCCAGACGCTGCAGGGCATAGGCCGCCCGGCCACCTTCCGCCAGAAACTCGAAGCCCGCCCCGAGTACGTCGAAGGCCAGGGTTCGCGCGTCGACTACACCAGCGCCAGCAACCAGGTCGTGCTCACCGGCAATGCGCGCGTCAAGCGCGGCGCCGACGTCGTCACCGGCGGAGTCATCACCTACAACACCGAGACCGAGGTCTACCAGGTCAGCGGCGGCAGCGTGCAGGGCCCGAACAAGGGTCGCGTCACCGTGATCCTGCAACCGAAGGACGAAGGCCAGAAATGA
- the lptB gene encoding LPS export ABC transporter ATP-binding protein — protein sequence MTQSQLTVRHLQKRFKKRAVVRDVSLDIASGEVVGLLGPNGAGKTTSFYMIVGLVAADGGEIELDGTVITRLPIHKRARMGLGYLPQEASIFRRMTVEENIRAVLEIGGLKGENLDKELELLLDDLNIAHLRDTNALALSGGERRRVEIARVLATRPRFILLDEPFAGVDPIAVIDIQKIIAFLRERGIGVLITDHNVRETLRICDRAYIISEGAVLASGEPDTLVNDEKVREVYLGEHFHL from the coding sequence ATGACGCAGAGCCAGCTCACCGTCCGCCACCTGCAGAAACGCTTCAAGAAGCGCGCCGTCGTGCGCGACGTGTCGCTCGACATCGCCAGCGGCGAGGTCGTCGGCCTCTTGGGGCCGAACGGCGCCGGCAAGACGACCAGCTTCTACATGATCGTCGGCCTCGTCGCGGCCGACGGTGGCGAGATCGAACTGGACGGCACTGTCATCACCCGCCTGCCGATCCACAAGCGCGCACGCATGGGGCTCGGCTACCTGCCGCAGGAAGCGTCGATCTTCCGCAGGATGACGGTCGAGGAAAACATCCGCGCCGTGCTCGAGATCGGCGGCCTGAAGGGCGAGAACCTCGATAAGGAGCTCGAACTCCTGCTCGACGACCTCAACATCGCCCACCTTCGCGACACCAACGCGCTGGCGCTGTCCGGCGGCGAACGACGCCGCGTCGAGATCGCGCGCGTGCTCGCCACGCGGCCGCGCTTCATCCTGCTCGACGAACCGTTCGCCGGCGTCGACCCGATCGCGGTGATCGACATCCAGAAGATCATCGCCTTCCTGCGCGAGCGCGGCATCGGCGTCCTGATCACCGACCACAACGTGCGCGAAACGCTGCGCATCTGCGATCGCGCCTATATCATCAGTGAAGGCGCTGTGCTCGCCTCGGGCGAACCGGACACGCTCGTCAACGACGAGAAGGTTCGCGAAGTCTATCTCGGCGAGCACTTCCACCTGTAA
- a CDS encoding RNA polymerase factor sigma-54 — MKQSLQLKVSQHLTLTPQLQQSIKLLQLSTLDLQSEVERVLLDNPLIERMDDGPSEASGEERLAEPAADNGSADGADTLPGELSDWGRGAARGDNDDYDPLANVACPVSLREHLIAQLGEIAMSTREHGVVSLLIEELDDDGFMPQPLEAVLAELPAELELTLEELEDGLELLQGFDPAGVGAFDLTGCLLLQLASLPRVTPGLASARTIVEKHLTLLGQRDYGKLKKLLSVDDAELRLAQQLIASLTPHPAANFGRDETHYIVPDVLVVKRKGRWQAELNPGAVPRLRVNPGYAKLVSEARGESGELAPRLQEAKWFVKNIQQRFDTILKVSESIANRQQAFFEHGEVAMRPLILRDIAEELGLHESTISRVTTQKYLLCARGLFELKYFFGSALETDSGGECSATAIKALIKQLIDAEDRQAPLSDSKLVDLLTKQGIQVARRTVAKYREAMQIAAVAQRKTL; from the coding sequence ATGAAGCAGAGCCTCCAGCTCAAGGTCTCGCAACATCTCACCCTCACCCCGCAGCTGCAGCAGTCGATCAAGCTGTTGCAGCTGTCGACGCTCGACCTGCAATCCGAGGTCGAACGGGTGTTGCTCGACAACCCGCTGATCGAACGGATGGACGACGGCCCGAGCGAAGCGTCCGGCGAGGAAAGGTTGGCCGAGCCCGCCGCCGACAACGGCTCGGCCGACGGCGCCGACACGTTGCCGGGCGAGCTGTCCGACTGGGGACGCGGCGCCGCGCGCGGCGACAACGACGACTACGACCCGCTCGCCAACGTCGCCTGCCCGGTGTCGCTGCGCGAACACCTGATCGCCCAGCTCGGCGAAATCGCGATGTCGACGCGCGAACACGGCGTCGTCAGCCTGTTGATCGAAGAGCTCGACGACGACGGTTTCATGCCGCAGCCGCTCGAAGCGGTGCTCGCCGAACTGCCGGCCGAACTCGAACTGACGCTCGAAGAGCTCGAGGACGGTCTCGAACTGCTGCAGGGCTTCGACCCGGCCGGCGTCGGCGCCTTCGACCTGACCGGCTGCCTGCTGCTACAGCTGGCCAGCCTGCCCCGCGTCACGCCGGGGCTTGCGAGCGCACGCACCATCGTCGAGAAGCACCTGACGCTGCTCGGCCAACGCGACTACGGCAAGCTGAAGAAACTGCTCTCGGTCGACGACGCCGAACTGAGACTCGCGCAGCAGCTGATCGCCAGCCTCACCCCGCATCCGGCGGCCAACTTCGGTCGCGACGAGACGCACTACATCGTGCCCGACGTGCTGGTGGTCAAGCGCAAGGGACGCTGGCAGGCCGAGCTCAACCCGGGCGCCGTGCCGCGGCTGCGCGTCAACCCCGGCTACGCCAAATTGGTGTCCGAGGCGCGCGGCGAAAGCGGCGAACTCGCGCCGCGCCTGCAGGAAGCCAAGTGGTTCGTCAAAAACATCCAGCAACGGTTTGACACCATCCTGAAAGTGTCGGAATCTATCGCCAACAGGCAGCAAGCGTTCTTTGAACATGGTGAAGTGGCAATGCGTCCGTTGATACTGCGCGACATTGCCGAAGAACTGGGCCTGCACGAATCCACCATCTCCCGGGTGACCACGCAGAAATACCTCCTCTGCGCGCGCGGGCTCTTCGAACTCAAATATTTCTTCGGCAGTGCGTTGGAAACCGACAGCGGCGGCGAGTGTTCCGCGACCGCGATCAAGGCGCTGATCAAGCAGCTGATCGACGCCGAAGACCGTCAAGCACCGCTCTCCGACAGCAAGCTGGTCGACCTCCTGACAAAACAAGGCATCCAGGTCGCGCGTCGCACCGTGGCCAAGTACCGCGAGGCGATGCAGATCGCGGCGGTCGCCCAGCGCAAGACGCTTTGA
- the hpf gene encoding ribosome hibernation-promoting factor, HPF/YfiA family, producing the protein MNLKITGLHLEVTPPMRDYIESKLERVTRHVDDVIDVAVTLSVDKLVQKAEVNVHLSGKDIHVEATEADMYAAVDALIDKLDRQVLKHKEKRNERRAPTPAPAPEAPTEQANA; encoded by the coding sequence ATGAACCTCAAGATCACCGGTCTTCATCTCGAAGTTACTCCGCCGATGCGCGACTACATCGAAAGCAAACTCGAACGCGTGACCCGCCACGTCGACGACGTGATCGACGTCGCCGTGACGCTATCGGTCGACAAGCTTGTGCAGAAGGCGGAGGTGAACGTTCACCTCTCCGGCAAGGATATCCACGTGGAGGCCACCGAAGCCGACATGTATGCAGCCGTCGATGCGCTGATCGACAAACTCGACCGCCAGGTCCTGAAACACAAGGAAAAACGCAACGAGCGCCGCGCGCCGACCCCGGCACCAGCACCGGAAGCGCCGACAGAACAGGCGAACGCCTGA
- the ptsN gene encoding PTS IIA-like nitrogen regulatory protein PtsN translates to MSLIGKILAPDHVLIDLDVGSKKRVFEQVGLLVENTHAIARSEVFDCLFAREKLGSTGLGQGVAIPHGRAKGLKEAVGVFIRLKNPIPFDAPDGKPVQSLFVLLVPEEATDLHLQVLSELAQRFSSRALREALIAAPDRDTLYRLLTEWSGHA, encoded by the coding sequence ATGAGCCTGATCGGCAAAATCCTCGCGCCCGACCATGTCCTGATCGACCTGGACGTCGGCAGCAAAAAACGCGTATTCGAACAGGTGGGGCTCCTTGTCGAGAACACCCACGCCATCGCCAGAAGCGAAGTGTTCGACTGCCTGTTCGCCCGGGAAAAACTCGGTTCGACCGGCCTCGGCCAAGGCGTGGCGATTCCGCACGGACGCGCCAAGGGGCTGAAGGAGGCGGTCGGCGTGTTCATCCGCCTGAAGAACCCGATCCCCTTCGACGCGCCCGACGGCAAGCCGGTACAGAGCCTGTTCGTGCTCCTCGTGCCCGAAGAGGCGACCGACCTGCACCTGCAGGTCTTGTCTGAACTCGCACAACGCTTCTCCAGCCGCGCGCTGCGCGAGGCGCTGATCGCCGCGCCCGACCGCGACACCCTCTACCGCCTGCTCACCGAATGGTCCGGCCATGCCTAG
- the hprK gene encoding HPr(Ser) kinase/phosphatase has product MPSVSVRQLYQDNHQKLFLTWVAGTGGSDTMIRNDDQRPTLALVGHLNFIHPNAVQVLGVAEVDYLEKLENAAARTALDQLFHKPMAVVIVANNQAVPKLLRDYCHTHNVPLMSSRLESPYLMDVLRIYLARALATSTVLHGVFLDVLEIGVLIMGDSAMGKSELALELISRGHGLVADDAVELYRIGPETLEGRCPPLLRDFLEVRGLGILNIRTIFGETAVRPKKVLKLIIHLVKANDQAMQALDRLNIQSETQEILGVKVRKVILPVAAGRNLAVLVEAAVRNYILQLRGIDSTREFIERHTNFLRDQEHAADPD; this is encoded by the coding sequence ATGCCTAGCGTCTCCGTTCGCCAGCTCTACCAGGACAACCATCAGAAACTGTTTCTGACCTGGGTCGCCGGCACCGGCGGGTCGGATACGATGATCCGCAACGACGACCAGCGCCCGACCCTCGCCCTCGTCGGCCACCTGAACTTCATCCACCCGAACGCGGTGCAGGTGCTCGGTGTGGCCGAGGTCGACTACCTGGAGAAACTGGAGAACGCCGCCGCGCGCACCGCGCTCGACCAGCTGTTCCACAAGCCGATGGCGGTCGTCATCGTCGCCAACAACCAGGCGGTCCCCAAGCTGCTGCGCGACTACTGCCACACGCACAACGTCCCCTTGATGAGTTCGCGGCTCGAGAGCCCCTACCTGATGGACGTGCTGCGCATCTATCTGGCGCGCGCGCTGGCGACGTCGACGGTGCTGCACGGCGTGTTCCTCGACGTGCTCGAGATCGGCGTGCTGATCATGGGCGACTCGGCGATGGGCAAGAGCGAACTCGCGCTGGAACTGATCTCGCGCGGCCACGGTCTGGTCGCCGACGACGCGGTCGAACTCTACCGCATCGGCCCGGAGACGCTCGAAGGCCGCTGCCCGCCGCTGTTGCGCGACTTCCTCGAAGTGCGCGGCCTCGGCATCCTGAACATCCGCACCATCTTCGGCGAGACCGCGGTCCGCCCGAAGAAGGTGCTCAAGCTCATCATCCACCTCGTCAAGGCCAACGACCAGGCGATGCAGGCGCTCGACCGCCTCAACATCCAGTCGGAGACGCAGGAGATCCTCGGCGTGAAGGTGCGCAAGGTGATCCTGCCGGTCGCGGCCGGCCGCAACCTGGCCGTGCTCGTCGAGGCGGCGGTGCGCAACTACATCCTGCAACTGAGGGGCATCGACAGCACGCGCGAATTCATCGAGCGTCACACCAACTTCCTCAGGGATCAGGAACATGCAGCTGATCCTGATTAG
- the rapZ gene encoding RNase adapter RapZ, with amino-acid sequence MQLILISGLSGSGKSVALKALEDAGYASVDNLPATLLSKLIALYREQGHERIAISVDTRGGPTLAALPGAMKELSDADVDVRLLYFEAKPDTLVKRFSETRRRHPLSGPGLTVEECIRQEQEMLAEVKALGYPIDTSELSANRLRTWIKALVGAEAGRLTVVFESFGFKHGVPLDADLVFDARCLPNPFYDPRLRPLTGLDQAIVDFFLQESSVAEMIHDIRRFLDKWLPAYRQENRSYLTVAVGCTGGQHRSVFVIEALARAFAGEQVLIRHRELPETR; translated from the coding sequence ATGCAGCTGATCCTGATTAGCGGCCTGTCCGGCTCGGGCAAGTCGGTCGCCCTGAAGGCGCTCGAAGACGCCGGCTACGCGTCGGTCGACAACCTGCCGGCGACGCTGCTCTCGAAGCTGATCGCGCTCTACCGCGAACAGGGTCACGAGCGCATCGCGATCAGCGTCGACACGCGCGGCGGCCCGACGCTCGCCGCGCTGCCCGGCGCGATGAAGGAGTTGTCCGACGCCGACGTCGACGTGCGCCTGCTCTACTTCGAAGCCAAGCCCGACACGCTGGTCAAGCGCTTCTCGGAGACGCGCCGCCGCCACCCGCTGTCGGGGCCGGGCCTCACCGTCGAGGAATGCATCCGCCAGGAACAGGAGATGTTGGCCGAGGTCAAGGCGCTCGGCTACCCGATCGACACCAGCGAACTGTCGGCCAACCGTCTGAGGACCTGGATCAAGGCGCTGGTCGGCGCCGAGGCCGGCCGACTGACGGTAGTGTTCGAATCGTTCGGCTTCAAGCACGGTGTGCCGCTCGACGCCGACCTGGTGTTCGACGCGCGCTGCCTGCCCAATCCCTTCTACGATCCGCGTCTGCGTCCCCTGACCGGTCTCGACCAGGCTATCGTCGACTTCTTCCTGCAGGAATCGTCGGTCGCCGAGATGATCCACGACATCCGCCGCTTCCTCGACAAGTGGCTGCCGGCCTACCGCCAGGAAAACCGCAGCTACCTGACCGTCGCCGTCGGCTGCACCGGCGGCCAGCACCGCTCGGTCTTCGTCATCGAAGCGCTGGCGCGCGCCTTCGCCGGCGAGCAGGTGCTGATCCGCCACCGCGAGCTGCCCGAGACGCGATGA
- a CDS encoding NusG domain II-containing protein: MTRWLRPGDWLVLSLLAAASAYLAVTLWSGGHARTVLIKRHGELFREASLLHDQIVAVPGPLGVTEVEIAGGRTRIRSDPSPRQYCVKQGWLTRAGQVAICLPNATSIELAGGERPYDSLQF; this comes from the coding sequence ATGACGCGCTGGCTGCGGCCGGGCGACTGGCTGGTGCTGTCGCTCCTGGCCGCAGCAAGCGCCTACCTCGCCGTCACGCTGTGGAGCGGCGGCCACGCGCGCACCGTCCTCATCAAGCGCCACGGCGAGCTTTTCCGCGAAGCCAGCCTCCTGCACGACCAGATCGTCGCCGTACCCGGTCCGCTCGGCGTCACCGAGGTCGAGATCGCCGGCGGCCGCACCCGCATCCGCAGCGATCCCAGCCCGCGCCAGTACTGCGTGAAACAGGGCTGGCTGACGCGCGCCGGCCAAGTGGCGATCTGCCTGCCGAACGCGACCAGCATCGAACTTGCCGGCGGCGAACGCCCTTATGACAGCCTCCAGTTCTGA
- a CDS encoding Gx transporter family protein — MTASSSDTRILAPDATDHRIARLAAAALVLALVDAGLPSPLPGVKPGLANIVTLIALYRYGFRAAVWVSLLRIAGAGLLLGSLMTPGFFLSLAGGTMSLVGLLFAQRLPERWFGPASASLIAAFCHIGGQLILARAILIPSDGILYFVPAFALTALVTGTVNGIVAAKLLENTHETD; from the coding sequence ATGACAGCCTCCAGTTCTGACACGCGCATCCTCGCGCCCGATGCCACCGACCACCGCATCGCGCGGCTCGCCGCCGCCGCGCTGGTGCTGGCGCTGGTCGACGCCGGCCTGCCGTCGCCGCTGCCCGGCGTCAAACCCGGGCTCGCCAACATCGTCACGCTGATCGCGCTCTACCGCTACGGCTTTCGCGCGGCGGTGTGGGTCAGCCTGTTGCGCATCGCAGGCGCCGGCCTCTTGCTCGGCAGCCTGATGACACCTGGTTTTTTCCTCAGCCTTGCCGGCGGCACCATGAGCCTCGTGGGCCTTCTATTCGCCCAGCGGCTTCCCGAGCGCTGGTTCGGCCCGGCGTCGGCGAGCCTGATCGCCGCTTTCTGCCATATCGGCGGCCAGCTCATTCTCGCACGCGCCATCCTGATCCCGTCGGACGGCATCCTCTACTTCGTCCCCGCCTTCGCGCTGACCGCGCTCGTCACCGGCACGGTCAACGGCATCGTCGCGGCAAAACTGCTAGAAAACACCCATGAGACCGATTGA
- a CDS encoding flavin prenyltransferase UbiX, which translates to MRPIDTVTVALTGASGLPYGFRLIETLLEAGKRVWVLYSQAAQVVAKQEMDITLPSRPADVAAWLAERYRPSDGQLRVFGREEWFAPPASGSNPADAMVVCPCSMGTLAAIAHGLSDNLIERAADVSVKEGRKLILVPRETPLSAIHLENMLKLARLGVVILPPSPGFYTHPKTVDDMVDFVVARVLDQLDVPHTLAPRWGQETQR; encoded by the coding sequence ATGAGACCGATTGATACCGTCACCGTCGCGCTGACCGGCGCGTCCGGCCTGCCCTACGGCTTCAGGCTGATCGAAACCCTGCTTGAAGCCGGCAAACGCGTGTGGGTGCTGTACTCACAGGCGGCGCAGGTGGTCGCCAAGCAGGAGATGGACATCACGCTGCCGTCGCGCCCGGCCGACGTCGCCGCCTGGTTGGCCGAGCGCTACCGGCCTTCCGACGGGCAGTTGCGCGTGTTCGGCCGCGAGGAATGGTTCGCGCCGCCGGCGTCAGGGTCGAACCCGGCCGACGCGATGGTGGTCTGCCCGTGCTCGATGGGCACGCTCGCCGCGATCGCGCACGGCCTGTCGGACAACCTGATCGAGCGCGCCGCCGACGTCAGCGTCAAGGAAGGCCGCAAGCTGATCCTGGTGCCGCGCGAGACGCCGCTGTCGGCGATCCACCTGGAAAACATGCTGAAGCTCGCGCGCCTCGGCGTGGTGATCCTGCCGCCATCGCCGGGCTTCTACACGCACCCGAAAACGGTCGACGACATGGTCGACTTCGTCGTCGCGCGCGTGCTCGACCAGCTCGACGTGCCGCACACGCTCGCGCCGCGCTGGGGACAGGAGACACAGCGATGA
- a CDS encoding NAD(P)H-hydrate dehydratase, with protein MNAFYSLAALRAIEARAEADGIDLMARAASATADWLVARRAGRILIAAGPGNNGGDALWAACLLQDARVDVTVWLPAPPTASAGQTALAALAERGVPVVHGATPPADQGWDWVVDGLFGIGLARPLATPWDAVVDALNALDAPILALDTPSGLDAMTGHAAGAVVRACATLTFLAAKPGLATGAGVDYAGDVELATLGVPADWWPAPLGQVCAPVSGLLARERDSHKGRFGTVCVIGGAPGMLGAVLLAGRAALAAGAGKVYVCPIDARLFIDPAAPELMIHELDDEAHLPDADVLALGPGLGQHGAARALVDMLIGVDKPLLLDADALNLIAAYASLGQRLAARQAPTLLTPHPREAARLLGCDTTTVQTDRIAAARDLAERFGATVVLKGAGSVIAHPGAPFLVNTTGGPALAVAGQGDVLTGAIAALIAQGLSARDAAALAVHAHGLAGDDYTREMGGPIGLAAGALLPRLSRMLNRYS; from the coding sequence ATGAACGCCTTTTATTCCTTGGCCGCGCTACGCGCTATCGAAGCACGAGCCGAAGCCGACGGCATCGACCTGATGGCGCGCGCCGCGAGCGCGACCGCCGACTGGCTGGTCGCGCGCAGAGCCGGACGGATACTCATTGCCGCCGGTCCCGGCAACAACGGTGGCGACGCCCTATGGGCCGCGTGCCTTCTGCAGGACGCCCGCGTCGACGTGACGGTATGGCTGCCCGCACCGCCCACCGCGAGCGCGGGCCAAACCGCGCTAGCTGCGTTGGCCGAGCGTGGCGTGCCGGTCGTGCACGGTGCCACGCCGCCCGCCGATCAGGGCTGGGACTGGGTCGTCGACGGCCTGTTCGGCATCGGCCTGGCGAGGCCGCTCGCCACACCATGGGATGCCGTCGTCGATGCGCTGAATGCGCTCGACGCGCCGATTCTCGCGCTCGACACGCCGTCGGGACTCGACGCGATGACCGGCCACGCCGCCGGCGCAGTCGTCCGTGCGTGCGCGACGCTGACCTTCCTCGCCGCCAAGCCAGGTCTTGCGACCGGCGCCGGCGTCGACTACGCCGGCGACGTGGAACTGGCCACGCTAGGTGTACCGGCCGATTGGTGGCCGGCCCCGCTCGGCCAGGTTTGCGCGCCGGTATCCGGCCTGCTCGCCCGAGAGCGCGACAGCCACAAGGGACGCTTCGGCACCGTGTGCGTGATCGGCGGCGCGCCGGGCATGCTCGGCGCGGTCCTGCTCGCCGGCCGTGCCGCACTGGCCGCCGGCGCCGGCAAGGTCTACGTCTGCCCGATCGACGCGCGGCTGTTTATCGACCCTGCCGCGCCCGAACTGATGATCCACGAGCTCGACGACGAAGCGCACCTACCCGACGCCGACGTGCTCGCGCTCGGCCCCGGGCTCGGCCAGCACGGCGCCGCGCGCGCGCTCGTCGACATGCTGATCGGCGTCGACAAACCGCTGCTTCTCGACGCCGATGCGCTCAACCTGATCGCCGCCTACGCGAGCCTCGGCCAACGTCTAGCCGCCCGCCAAGCGCCTACCTTGCTGACGCCGCATCCGCGCGAAGCGGCACGGCTGTTGGGCTGCGACACCACGACCGTCCAGACTGACCGCATCGCCGCCGCGCGAGACTTGGCCGAGCGCTTTGGCGCGACCGTGGTGCTCAAGGGCGCCGGCAGCGTGATCGCCCACCCGGGCGCACCCTTCCTCGTCAACACGACCGGAGGGCCGGCGCTCGCCGTCGCGGGACAAGGCGACGTGCTGACCGGCGCCATCGCCGCGCTGATCGCGCAAGGCCTGTCGGCGCGTGACGCGGCGGCGCTCGCGGTACACGCGCACGGCCTCGCCGGCGACGACTATACGCGCGAGATGGGCGGGCCGATTGGTCTTGCCGCCGGCGCGCTGTTGCCACGGCTGTCGCGCATGCTGAACCGCTACAGCTGA
- a CDS encoding glycine zipper domain-containing protein, whose translation MFRKYLPLAALVLLPLSFGAQAGGEILLGGALGGAAGAAIGDSLGGRDGAVIGGALGGAVGAGIGHDYRRERIIERRVVYEDDRPYYRSRYDRDYGPRGHWKHRNWKHRHGHDRDDDDD comes from the coding sequence ATGTTCCGCAAATATCTTCCGTTGGCAGCGCTCGTGCTGCTGCCGCTGTCCTTCGGCGCCCAAGCCGGCGGCGAGATCCTCCTCGGCGGCGCGCTCGGCGGCGCGGCCGGCGCGGCGATCGGCGACTCGCTCGGCGGCCGCGACGGCGCGGTGATCGGCGGTGCGCTCGGCGGCGCGGTCGGCGCCGGCATCGGCCACGACTACCGCCGCGAACGCATAATCGAGCGCCGCGTGGTCTACGAGGACGATCGCCCGTACTATCGCTCACGCTACGACCGCGACTACGGGCCGCGCGGGCACTGGAAACACCGCAACTGGAAACACCGTCACGGGCACGACCGCGACGACGACGACGATTGA
- a CDS encoding DMT family transporter, with the protein MSVLTRQGKAYLYGLVAVLAWSTVATAFKISLKHLTPSQLVLYASTASFLILFTVLTVQGRLPELSVAFRRHWKRSLLLGAVNPFVYYLVLFRAYDLLPAQEAQAINYTWALTMTLMAIPLLKQTPRRADVVAALVCYLGVLVIATRGEILALHFSNREGLVYALVSTVLWAGYWIFNARDDREPVIGLALNFGFALPMAFVWCLLGDGLGQPSSEGWLGAAYVGVFEMGLTFVAWLMAMKLTESTARIANLIFLSPLLSLVLIHAVVGETIYPSTFVGLSLILGGLALQKWLTRVPAAAGAA; encoded by the coding sequence GTGTCCGTCTTGACCCGCCAAGGAAAAGCCTACCTGTACGGCCTCGTCGCCGTGCTCGCCTGGTCGACCGTCGCCACCGCCTTCAAGATCAGCCTCAAGCACCTGACGCCGTCGCAACTCGTGCTGTACGCGTCGACCGCGTCCTTCCTCATTCTATTTACGGTGCTGACGGTGCAAGGTCGCCTGCCGGAACTGTCCGTCGCGTTCCGGCGCCACTGGAAACGGTCCTTGCTGCTCGGCGCGGTCAACCCCTTCGTCTACTACCTGGTGCTGTTCCGCGCCTACGACCTGTTGCCCGCGCAGGAGGCGCAGGCGATCAACTACACCTGGGCGCTGACGATGACGCTGATGGCGATTCCGCTGCTCAAGCAGACGCCGCGCCGCGCCGACGTCGTCGCCGCGCTGGTCTGCTATCTGGGCGTGCTGGTGATCGCGACGCGCGGCGAGATCCTCGCGCTGCATTTTTCGAATAGGGAGGGGCTGGTCTACGCGCTGGTGTCGACCGTGTTGTGGGCCGGCTACTGGATCTTCAACGCGCGCGACGACCGCGAGCCGGTGATCGGCCTCGCGCTCAACTTCGGCTTCGCGCTGCCGATGGCCTTCGTCTGGTGTCTTCTCGGCGACGGGCTCGGCCAACCTTCGTCAGAGGGCTGGCTCGGCGCTGCCTACGTCGGCGTGTTCGAGATGGGGCTGACCTTCGTCGCGTGGCTGATGGCGATGAAGCTGACCGAGAGCACCGCGCGCATCGCCAACCTGATCTTCCTGTCGCCGCTGTTGTCGCTGGTGCTGATCCATGCGGTCGTCGGCGAGACGATCTACCCGTCGACCTTCGTCGGCCTCTCGCTGATCTTGGGCGGCCTCGCGCTGCAGAAGTGGCTGACGCGCGTACCGGCCGCTGCCGGCGCGGCGTAA